The genomic interval ATAAAGAAGGGAGGGTGTCAAACCCTCCCTTTTTATTTGTTATGAAACCTTCTTGATAACTTCTTGCCGTGCCTGTTGCTTGGTTAGCAGCTTGCCTTGTTCATTCTTGGCAAGAAGCGTACGCGCCTTTTCATATTTCGGGTCATTCCAGAAGATGGTGCAGCCATTACAGCCACGCCCACAACAGCCTTCTGTGCCAAGGCGTGGGCTCTTGGTTGACCGCTTTGTCTGGTCAGTATCTAGCGCTTCCTGAAGCTTAACATTCTTGCGACCATAGAGACCTTCATCGCCAGTACCCAGTTCGAGTTCATGGGCTTCTGAATCGTGTTTCAGCCGCGCCCACTGCGCAGGCGTCAAGGCACGTTCCTTGCGCACGACGGTCATGACGGGTACATGCTGGGCCAGCAAGACAGGATCTTCGTGATCAAACAGCGAGAAGGGAATGCGGATTTCAGGATTGGTGCCCGGATTGACCACATCCTTTATCGTGCCATTCTTGGCATCCTCAAATTCATAAAGGCGGATCGGAATGGGCGAACGCAGGTGAGGGGAGACAAACTCGAAAACATCACCGGCTTCGAGCTTATTCTTGACCAGAACAACAAAGGCATCATCGCGCACTTCCTTGACCATGCCCGCAAATTCCCACTCGGCAAAGGTCGAGGTTTCTTCATACCCATGAGCATAGTTGGTCAAGCGCCCTTCATGGAACGCAAGCGTGTAGCCTCGGTTCGGCACAGTAGCCAGTTCTTCCATATAGGCTTCAGGATCCCAGTTGTCCGGGTCTTCATACCAATCGTCAATCGCCATTCGATAGGCACGCGCAACAAGGGCCACATAATAGGGGCTTTTGCCGCGCCCTTCGACCTTGAGGCTATCAACGCCAATGGAAAGATAGTCTGGCAGCTTGGGCATGATGCAAAGATCACGGCTATTGAGGATGTAAGAACCGCGCTCATCCTCAACAATCTGCATCAATTCTCCGGGGCGCTGCTCTTCCTCTAGAAAGAAGTCGAACAGTTCCAGATTTTCTTCGCTCAGCTTCAGTTCGCGCACAGTGCCATCGCGCAACTTCATATGCACCTTATATTTCCAGCGGCAGCTGTTGGCGCACGAACCCTGATTGGCGCCGCGCTCAGCCATGAAGTTCGACAACAGGCAGCGGCCGGAATAGGTCATGCACATGGAACCATGCACAAAGGCCTCAAGCTTCAGGTCAGGACATTTCTCCCGCACTTCGGCGAGCTCCGGATAGGATACTTCACGTCCCATCACAACAAGGCTCGCGCCCTGACTTTCCCAGAATTTCACCGATTGCCAAGAACAAACATTCGCCTGCGTTGAGACATGCAATTCCAACTCGGGCGCTTGTGCCTTGACGAACATGAAGACACCCGGATCGGCTACGATTAGACCGTCGGGCTTCACCCTGCGCACGGTCTCAACATATTGCGGTAGCTTGTCGATGTCCTTGTTGTGCGAAAAGAGATTAAGCGTGAGATAGACCCGCTTGCCATGCGCATGGGCGAACCCGATCCCTTCAACCACATCTTCCAGCGTCATCTGGGACTTGGTCCTGAGGCTCATGTCTGGCGTGCCCATATAGATCGCATCAGCGCCATAGAGCACCGCCATTTTCAGCTTTTCCAGATTGCCGGCCGGCATCAGCAGTTCGCTTCGTTCAGGTCTTTTAACCCTTGGCGCAAGAGGGGAGGTCTCGGACACGCTCATAGATAACTCCTATTCGGGATAAGGCGTGTTTGATACCAAACTAATCCAGCGCTTTCCAGTCACAAAGTAAGTATTTTCTCGCTCATAAAGACCACA from uncultured Cohaesibacter sp. carries:
- a CDS encoding U32 family peptidase C-terminal domain-containing protein, producing the protein MSVSETSPLAPRVKRPERSELLMPAGNLEKLKMAVLYGADAIYMGTPDMSLRTKSQMTLEDVVEGIGFAHAHGKRVYLTLNLFSHNKDIDKLPQYVETVRRVKPDGLIVADPGVFMFVKAQAPELELHVSTQANVCSWQSVKFWESQGASLVVMGREVSYPELAEVREKCPDLKLEAFVHGSMCMTYSGRCLLSNFMAERGANQGSCANSCRWKYKVHMKLRDGTVRELKLSEENLELFDFFLEEEQRPGELMQIVEDERGSYILNSRDLCIMPKLPDYLSIGVDSLKVEGRGKSPYYVALVARAYRMAIDDWYEDPDNWDPEAYMEELATVPNRGYTLAFHEGRLTNYAHGYEETSTFAEWEFAGMVKEVRDDAFVVLVKNKLEAGDVFEFVSPHLRSPIPIRLYEFEDAKNGTIKDVVNPGTNPEIRIPFSLFDHEDPVLLAQHVPVMTVVRKERALTPAQWARLKHDSEAHELELGTGDEGLYGRKNVKLQEALDTDQTKRSTKSPRLGTEGCCGRGCNGCTIFWNDPKYEKARTLLAKNEQGKLLTKQQARQEVIKKVS